From the genome of Oceanococcus atlanticus:
GCTGAGGATCGCAAACCACGGCCTTAACCAGCGCTGTCGGCATCAAGAATTCGCAATTCGACGCGGCGATTTAGCGCGCGCCCCGCCGCATCATCGTTGCTGGTCATGGGCGATGTCTCACCAAACCCGCGTGTGCTCAGACGTGACGACTCAACACCCCGTTCAATCAGGTAGCTGCGGACCGTTTGCGCACGCCGCTCCGACAAATCCAGGTTATACGATGCCCGGCCTTGATTGTCCGTATGTCCGGCGACTTCAATCTGCATAGAAGGATGCTCTCGCAACTGCTGTGCCACTTCGCTCAGCAACGCTTCGCTGGTCTCAGTCAGCTCGGCCTTGTCGGTGTCAAAGTTGACCCCACGCAAGGCGATCACATCACCAGCCGCACAGCCCCTAAGTTCAACCTCATCAACGTTTTCAAGCGTTTGCGGACATGGCGGAGGCGGCGGTGGTGGCGCACAACCGCGCTCATCCACGCGACTGCCATAGGTGGTTCCTGGGCACTGGTCATCTCGATCCAGCACACCATCGCTATCGCTGTCGGCCGGTGCAACAACCACCGGCTCTGGTGCAGGCGGCGGCGGTGGCGGCGGCTGCAGCCCGAACGGCAGCTGCAGGCCCAGGTTGTAGAGGATGTCCTGTATACCCGAGGCCTCTTCATCCAGACGCTGGCCATCCTGCCCGTTGTGATGACGAAAACGTGCGTCGGCACGCAGCCCAAAGCGATAGCGGCCAAAGCTGATCGGCAGCAAATAGCCAAGCCCGGCCTCAAAGCTGAGCCCCTTGTACTCTTCTCCGGCACTGCCCTGATGATCGCTGTTGAGATAGCCGATGGCCAAAGGCAGATGCAGGCCACCAAGTTGGGGCACGAATACCAGCGCGGCAATGCCACCACCGCTGAGCGTGGAGCTAGTGCCATCACCGTCCACCGCATCAAGCTCGCTGAACGCGCCGTAGAGCTCAATCGCCAACCCGGGATTGACCCTGTAGCCCAGGGCCAGCGTGCCCCCCAGACCGTCATCCAGTGTGCGGTCTGAATCAGGCTCAACATAAGACGCCATGGGCGCCACGTAGAGACCTCGCTCAAACGGTGCCAAGTTTTCAGCGGCTGCGATCGTCGGCAAACCCATGGCCAAAGCCAAACCTGCCGAGACCAGATTGATGGCCTTCATGTCTCTCTCCTCCAGCGAATTGCTGCGCCTGTGCGTGGATCCGGTGATGCCGCGCAGAAGATTTATGTTTTGGTATATCGGTGTCGACGGCCGTTGCCGGGCGTCAGAAGGTCCACTTCATGCGCAGTCCGTACAAGCGCGGCGGCGCCAGCGTGACCGTGCGACCAAAATCCTGTTGCAGGATGGATTGGTAGTAGTCGGTGTTCTGTGCATTCTCGACAAACGCCGTGAGCTGAAGCCCCCAGGGGTTGTAGAAATACGACACGCGCCCGGCCCAAGTGTCATAAGCCGGCTGCTCGAAGAACGGTGAATTTTGCGGCGTGTAGTTGAAACCACTGTTGTAGTAGTAGTCGACGCCCAGCTCAAAATCACCCCACGAACCACCACCGATGAACTGATTGACCGACAAGGTGGCGGTCAGGTCTGGCGTGCGAACAATGTCGTTGCCGGTAAAATCTCGCGCCGGACCGCCGATCAGACTGTCCTCACCAAAATACAGCCCGGTGTCATCATCGTAGCCCGACCCATTGGGGTAGTCGGTGTAGGTTCCGTCCAGATAGGTTGCCCCCGCCGCAATCGCAAGTCCGGGGTTGGACACCGGCATCGGCTGCCACAACATGTCGAATTCCGCACCGGTGATTTCAGCCTCGCCGGCGTTTTTGAAGGTCACGATGCCGCCCGAGCCAATCGACACAATCGCGGTCAGCAAGCCGTCAATCTGGGTATGGAACACCGCAGCGTTCAAGCGCAGTGAGTTGTCGAACAAATCCGATTTGAAGCCCAGCTCGAAGGCTGTCGCCGTTTCACGCTCCACCGCGTCGGGATTGGTGAAGAAGTTGACGATGTTATAGGTCGGACTCTTGTAAGCGCGCTGGGCCGAAGCAAAGATCTGAAAGTTGTCGTCGAGACGGAACTGAAGCGCAATCTTGGGCGACCAGGTTTCGTCCTTCAGATCGGGCACGCTGAAGTTGAAGATCCGAATATTCTGATCCGTGCGGTGGGCATCAAAGTAGGCGTTTGGTGGCTCGCCTGCCGTCGGCAGCACCACGTCCAGATAGCTATTGGTCAAACCGCGGGTTTCTTCCTGATAACGTACACCCAGCGTTACATCCAGCCAGTCCGTTGCAAATATCGTGGACTGCAGATAAGCCGCGTTGGATTCAGTGGTCAGAATCCCGCCATTGCCGAGCACAATGTCATTGGTTGAGTTGATCAGGTTGTTGACCAGGCCGCTCAGGTTGGTGCCGCCCAGCACGTTGTCGAGTCGGTCCAGCAAGCTTGTTCCGCCGATCACATTGGAGCCGAATCCCACTGCATTCAAGCTGAGGTACAAACTTCCGAAACCACCCTCACCCTCCAGGCGGTAGAGCCCCGCCACCCACTGCATGAAATCGGCAAACGGCGAGTTGGCGTTGGACAAAATCTGCAGCTCATAGGTGTTCTGCAGGTTGAATTGGTCATTGCTGTAGAACTTGGCCTGCGATGTTTCCGTTGAGTCCAGGTCATACATGGCCTCATCAACATACGCATTGTTGTCCGAGTAAATCAGCTTGATGTCGGCAAAATCGGTCAACCATTCCAGGGTCGCGCCGAACAATTCGTTGGTGGTGTCATTGCCGCCCTGATAGTCGTTGTGCCAAACGCGGTCAGGCTCATCCGCTTCGACGCCTGCGGCAAAGATCGGCGCAGGCCGGGTATTTTCCTGCGACAACGAGTTGCTGTTGAACTGCTCGTTATAGGCGCCCACCAGCGTCAGTGTCAGGTTGTCCGTGGGAAACGCCTGCAGCTTGAGACGACCACCCTGAACATAGTCCTCACGCATTGGACCCGGCTCACCGCCCACCTCATTGCGACCGTAGAGATCCTGGGTTTCCTTATACAGCGCCAAGGTTGCGCCCGCGTATTCCGTGAGCGGTGAACCCAGATAAAGCTGGTACTTCTGCGAGTTGTAATTGCCAATGGAATACTTGGCCGTGCCGATAAACTCATCAGGCGAGTCAGCCGTGACAATATTGATCGCGCCGCCGGTGGCATTGCGCCCAAACAAAGTACCTTGCGGGCCTTTGAGCACTTCGACCCGCTCGACAGGCCCTAACGTATCCTGCTTGCCCTGACTGGGGCCGATGTTGATCCCGTCGATGTAGGTGGCAACGCTGGGATCTGCATTGGGCAAAAAGGCGTCCGTGCCAACACCGCGGATATAGATCAAGCTGTAGCCGTAGGTGTAGGTGTAGGTCAGGCCCGGGGTGATCTTTTGCAGATCTGCTGTCGACTCGACCCCGAATGCATCCAGCTTCTCACCGCTGAAGGCGTTGATCATGATCGGCACATCCTGGACATCTTCCTCGCGCTTCTGCGCGGTCACGATGACCTCCTCGATCAAACGACTACCGCTGCCACGCACCGGCTTGATGTCGTCGTCCTGCCCTACGGGAATGGTGTCCAACTCGGCGTCAGCGGCCTGCTCTGGCGCGGTTTCGGCCGAAGCTTGCGGTACCTGCTGAGCCTCGGATGCGGTCTGCTGTTCGTCCGCTGTCGAGGATTCGCTCGGGCCGAACAAGTCATCCAGATCGTCCTGCGCGTGCAACGTTGCGCTGCTCAGCGCGAAAAACAGACCTGGCAAGGCCCGCCAAACAAATCCCTTCGTCATGTCTCACTCCGCATCTCTTGCGCCGGTTCAGGGGGAGCGCCGGCACACGTTGACGTTTCGATGTTTTATGGCGGCCTGATTTAGTTGTATGTGGCCGCACCTGTCAGATGTCACATTACACAACTTGCGACATCATGTCTATTAATAATTATGTCTTTTCGACATCTTTTAAATGGCTCGATTGAAAGCGGCAAAAAACCAACAAAATCAAAGCCTGAATCAGATCGACCGCGCCCAGAACCAGGAATATGGATGGCGCTCCCATCCCAACTCCCAGGCCAAACAAAGCGGCCGCAGTAAATTTCACCGCCACACTGACGCGCAAGGTTTGCGGCATCAGCCCCAGGCTCAAGCGCAACCATGCCAGCCCGGCGCCAAGCACCCCAATCAGGTGAACCAGCAGCGCACTACCCGGCGCTATCTGCAACGCACCAGACCACTGCATGCTGGCGTTCATCTGAACCAGCAAACCAATCATCCAGCTGCCAAGACCCGGCACCGCCAAAACGGTGAAAAGCAGCAGATCACCCAGTGCGATCTGCCGGTATGCCACAGCAGGATTCATCAACTGAATGCTGCGACCGCCTCAGCGGTATTCATGAAGTCGCGAAAACGTGTCCACTTGCCATTCTCAACTGTAATGACATGGGCAAAATCCGAGCGAATATCCCGGCCGGTTGAACGCGCCGTGAGATGAAGTTGGCCGGTCACGGTCACCATCTTGCCGTCGCTCAGAAACTGCTCCGGCTCAAACTGATGAATGTCGACGGAGCTGAGCACGGTCGAAAAGAAAGTCTCTGCCTCGGCCAAACCACGGTAGTTGCCCGCATACGGAATGACCGATGGGCCATAAAACTCGATCACTACATCGTCGTTGAGCAGTTCAAGAATCGCTGGCACGTCCTTGTTGCCGAAACGGGTAAACACTTCAATGGTGGTGTCGACTTCTGGGGTACTCATTGTTGTCTCCTGATATGGATTTATTCCGCGGGCGCAACGGTGATCGGAATGCCATCCAGCTCATCACTGAGATGAATCTGGCACGCCAAGCGGCTGGTCTCGCGGGTGTTGAGCAGCTCATCAAGCAGCTCAAGTTCAAGCTCATCTTTGGGTGGCAGTCGATTCAGCCAATCCGCATCGACATACACCTGGCAGGTCGCACAGGAGCATTCGCCGCCGCACGTGGCCTCGACCAAGTCGAGTTCCGCCAGTACATCCATGAGCCGATCTCCGCTCTCGTAGTGCAGGTCCATGACCGTGCCTGAGCGATCGATGACTTTGATTTTCATATCTTTTATTCCGAAGCCGTAGTGAGCAGATCGCGCAATGCGATCGCCGGATTTGTGAGCGCTGCGGGGTCCACAGCCTGGCCTGTCGCGATCAAGCGCTTGGCCACAATGAAATCCCCGGCGGCATTCAGACACTGCGCCGCACGCAGACGATTGCCATCAAGCAGGAAGCAGCTCAGGCGCGTTCCATCGGCACTGGCACGCTGCAACCAGCCTTGCGCCGCTGGCGCCAAACCCACCATCTGCAGTTTGCTTTTGTATTGGTCGGACCAGAACCAGGGGGCCACCGGCTGCGGCGGCGTGGCACCTGTGATCGCAGCAGCCACCACATTGGCGGTGTGAATGGCGTTGTCTACTGATTCCAGTCGCACGCCGCCATGGCCTTGAGTCAGGCGTGGGCGCGCCACATCACCGATGGCGTATATGCGGGCATCGCTGCTCTGCCCCGTGGTATCGACCAGGATGCCATCGTCGCAGGCCAGACCTGCGGCCTCGGCCAGCTCACTATTGGCCTGCATGCCGATGCCCACGACTAAAACATCCGCCTCCAGTCGCTCGCCGGCACTGGTCTCTACGCCGGCAAAAGCGTCCTGGCCAAGCACGCGTGAAACGCCAACACCACAATGCACCTGGCTGCCCTGGCGGAGATGCTCTTCCACCAGTCGCTGCGCGATGGGCGCTGCGGCTGAGCGCTCCAATACTCTGGATTGCATTTCAAGCACGCTGACCTGACAACCCAACGTGCGTAGCGACGCCGCGACCTCAAGGCCAATGTAGCCACCGCCCACCAGCACCACCCGCTCGGCGCCATTCAAACGTTCACGCAGGGCCTGACTGTCGGCATAGGTCCGCATGGTAAATACACCGCTCATGCCCTGCGGAACCAATGCAAGATCGCGCGGCCGTCCGCCTGTCGCCAGCACCAGTGCGTCATAGGGCGTGGTCTGTCCGGCCTCATCAACAACGCATTGCGTGGCCGTATCAATTGCGACCACCGCTCGGCCAAGATGCACATCGACGTTGTGCGTCTGGTAGTAAGCTGCTTTGCGAATCGCAAGCTTTTCCAGCGGCAGTTCGCCGAGCAGGAATTTTTTCGACAACGGCGGGCGGTGATAAGGCAGCACGTCTTCATCACAGAACAAAGTGATCTGCCCTTCATAGCCGTGCCCACGCAAGCTGCCAATCAGTTGGGTCGCGGCCTGCCCTCCGCCAACAACCACAACACGCTGGGGCGCATTCATGGCAATAAGTCCTGGAACGCTGCGGCTTGGCGTTGGCGCTGAGCCTCTATGGCCTGCGGGATATCGTCGGTGACGAACATGGCCGCGTTCCACACCGTCATGTAATCAAGTCCGTCAGCAATCTCGCTACGCCGGTTACGCCGCAATGCCGTTTTGGTGCCGGCCAGAGCCAACGGCGACAGAGCCGCCAGTTGCTCGGCCAACTGCATCGCGGCTGCCGGCAGATCTTGCGGCGCATCGACAAGCTGACGCACAAATCCGCTGCCGCGTGCTTCATCTGCCGGCATACGCCGCCCGGTCAGCGCCAGATCGTCCACGATCGCCGGGGCGATCAGGTTCGGCATCCGCTGCAGCACACCAAGGTCTGCGGTAATCGCAACATTGATCTCGTGGATGCAGTAAAACGCTTCGGCCGAGCACAGGCGAAGATCTGTTGCACAGACAAGATCCAGCCCGGCACCGATGCACGCCCCTTGCGTGGCGGCAATCACCGGAATACGCAAAGCCTCGATCTGGTCCATCGGGCGTTGCAAATAGCGAATCTTGCGTCTCAGCCATTCACGATAGCGGCCCGGCTCCGCGTCGCCATGGGCACGCACCGCGGCGAAGAAATCCAGATCCATGCCCGCACAGAAGTGTTCACCCTCTGCACGCAAAATCAGCACGCGCAGCGTTGGGTCAGCGTCTACACGCTCCAAGGCATCAGACAAGTCGCCCCAGAAAGCATCCTGCAAGGTGTTCAGCTGCTCTGCTCGGGTCAGTGTCAGCTCGGCAATCGCACCTTGGCGATTCAGACAAAAGGCATCGGTTTGCAACATCAGCTTGGCCATGTCCTGCTCGATTTTCGGAGTGTGAATCTAGGACTTGAGCACCACCGGCAGGCTCTGCAGTCCGAAGGTCAGCAATCCACCACGCTGGCGCTGCTTGGGCTTCGATCCCGCATCAATGCCGCTGCAGTTATCGAGAATGACCTCAAGCATCTTTTCGGCCTCCATCCGCGCCACGCTGGATCCCAGGCAATGATGAATGCCATGACCAAAGGTGACGTGGCGACCGATATTGGGGCGATTGAGAATGAACTTGTCCGGCTGTTCGAACATATCCGGATCGCGGTTGGCCGCAGCCATGAAAAATGCCACCCAGTCGCCCTGCTTGATCTGCACACCGCCATGTTCGATATCCTGCGTTGCCACGCGGAACAATCGCTGCGGCGGACCGTCTCGCCGCAGGCTCTCCTCGATGAACGGGCGCACCTGGGTACGATCACGTTTAAGCAGGTCGAAAAATTCAGGCTCTTCCTGCAGCGTTGCGACCAGATTCCCAAGCAGATAGGTGGTGGTTTCCGCCCCCGCGACGACTAAGGTGATGCAGAACAGCACAACCTCTTCCTTGGTCAAATGCTGGCCTTCATCCTCAGCCCGGATGAACGCTGCCATCAAAGTGTCAGGCACCTCGTCACCGCGCTCAATCGCGGCGTAGCACTCCGCCACTTTGGTGCTGTAGTAGGTAAACAATTCGATGTTGCACTGCTGACGCTCTTCAGGGGTGAAATCCGAAGAAACCATGAACGCATTGGCCCAGCGCACCAGCTTGGGATAATCCTCACGCGGCGTGCCAATCAAAAAGGTCATGACCACCGAAGGCAGCACCCCAGCCACTTCCTGCATGAAGTCGATGTCGTTATCAATCAGACCATTGACCATCTCGCTGATCGTTTGCGTGACCAAAGGCGCAATGTCGGTGCCCACGCGCTTGGGCGTAAAGGCTTTTTTGGCAATGTTGCGCAACAGGGTATGGCGCGGCCGGTCATGGTTGACCAGCATCAGCGTGGGCGCTTCCGAGGCCTCTTGCATCGGGTCACGTGACGAGAAGGCGTCATGGTTCTTCATCACCCCCTGGACATCTTCGTAGCGGGTAAAAACCCAGGCCGGATTGGGCTGGTCCACACCCGGCACAGTGCCGGGCGGATAGTCGAGCAAACCAAACTGAGGCGGCCGCGCTCGCAGCAGTGCGTAGTAGGGGTATGGATTCGCAATGACGTCCGGATCGAGCAGTTTCGTCACATCGAAATCCGCTCCGTATTTCAGCTCGGCCACGTCAGTCTCCTTGGTATTTTCTAATGTCGGATAATAGTGTCATTTGGACACTATTTCTGTCAAACAATTTATCCGCGTGTCATGACGTGGCGCGAAAACAGCTCGAAAGCACGGCCATACGGGGGTCGGATGATGCGACCAAGATCAAAGCGCGTCTGGTGATACACGGCGCGCGCATGGGAAAACTGCCGGAAACCGTCGAAGCCGTGATAAGCCCCCATGCCACTCGGCCCTACGCCCCCAAATGGCAGATCATCGAAGGTGTAGTGCATCACCACATCGTTGATGGTGACGCCACCGGAGACCGTGTCCTGGATAACCTGCCGACGCTGTGTGGCGTTGTTGCCAAAGTAGTACAGGGCCAACGGCCGTGGCCGTGCATTGATGTAATCCAGGGCCTGTGCAAACTGGGCATAACTTCGCACCACCAGCAAGGGCCCAAAGATTTCCTCATGGCAGACCCGCAAATCTTCCGGCGGGTCCACGATCAGTGTGATCGGTATACGTCGTCCCTGCCCTGCATCGGCTGACCAGACCCGCGCACCGGCGGCCCGCGCCTCATCCAGGTAGGCCTTGATCCGGTCACTTTGGCGTTCATTGATGACGGCAACGTAGTCGTCGCTCATCGCGCCCTCAGGCAGAGTTGCCTGAATTTCCGCCTGAATCGCAGACACCAAGGCTTCGCGCTGACGTTCATGCACGAGCACATAATCAGGTGCCAGGCAGACCTGCCCGGCATTGAAGACCTTGCCGAATACGGTGCGCTTGGCGGCTAGATTGAGATCCGCATCCTCGCCGACCAGCACCGGTGATTTCCCTCCCAACTCAAGCGTCAGCGGTGTCAGGTTGTCAGCCGCTGCACGCATGATGTGTCGCGCAATGGCGGTGCCTCCGGTGAACACCAGGTGATCGAATGCCAGCGCACTGAAGCGCTGCCCAATATCCGCACCTCCGGTCACCGTGGTGACTTCATCATCGGAAAATGCCGAAGCAATCAGCTCCACCATGACCTGCGATGTCGCCGGCGTGTGCTCAGAGGGTTTGATCATGGCCCGGTTGCCAGCGCCCAATACCCCCGCCAGGGGTGTCAGTGTCAGGTTCACCGGCACGTTCCATGGGCTCAGAATGCCGACCACGCCAAGCGGCTGGTACTCAACGCGTGCCGACGCACCCAGCACAGAAAATGGGAAATCCACCTTGCGCTTTTCCGGCTTCATCCAACGGGCCAAGCCTTTGCGAGTGAGGCGTATTGATTTCCCGGTGGTCGCAATATCGGTGAAGTACGACTGTTTGGGTGAGCGGTGACCGAAATCGCTGTTCAGGGCTTCGCACAAACGCCGAGCGTGCGTATCCAGCGCCGACCACAAGCGCTGCAGGCGGTCCTTGCGAACCTCAATATCGGGATAGCGCTCGGCTTCGTAGGCGTCTCGTAATACAGCCAGCTTGCGGCTGAGTTCGTCCGGGGCGCTATGCCCTCGCTCAGCAACGGCCTGCGACTCTGCGGTCATGTCTCCACCTTGGTGCGTTGATAAACGCCGGCAGATTATTGTCTAGATTTAATAGTGTCAATTCGACATTATTGCCCGCTAACAGGCGAGACAATCATAATGACGGTTTACGACATCACGGATCGAGACACTTGATAAAACTAAAAACCACCGTCAAGAAGATCACCCACGACGATGCTGCAGGGCACTTCCTGGAGCTGTTCTACCCGATCCATTACGCCATCGGCATGCAGGTCGAGGATGCCCTGCGCTGTAGCGGTGAACTCGATCGTCACCAAACCGTCATCATGTGGCTGCTGCGCACCGAGGGGCTGAAAAATGGCAGCTCCAGCCTGCGCCGCAAAGACATCGAACGCTGCCTGACGTCCTGGTACGACATCACCAGCAGCACCGTGTCCAAGGCCTTGCGCTCACTGGCAAAACCGCCGCACAACTTCATCACCATCAGCGAAGACCCCAATTCAGGACGCGAAAAACTGGTCACCGTAACGCCGGCCGGCCAACGCTACTATCGCCGCATGGTTGAGAACGCCACCACATTCATCAAGCTGGCAACCGACCGCATGACGGAAGAGGAAAATTCCATGGGTATTCACATGTTCCAGCGCATCACCGATATCTTTCAGGACCTGCGTGATGAGGGCCGAATCGACTCGGTGGAAAACAAGGCGAATGCCAAGGCCAAGGGGCGGCCACGCACACGCAAACCCGCCGCGACATAGCGCGGCGCCCGGCGTCTGAAACTAGATTTTCTTGACGAACTCAGATTTCAATTTCATCGCGCCGATACCATCGATCTTGCAATCGATGTTGTGATCGCCATCGACAAGACGAATGTTTTTCACTTTGGTGCCGACCTTAACCACCGAAGATGAGCCCTTGATCTTGAGGTCCTTGATCACGCTGACGCTGTCACCATCCTGCAACGCATTACCGTGCGCATCTTTGTATTGCGGAGCGTTGCTTTGCGGGGCTGCATCAAGCGACCATTCATGACCACATTCCGGGCACACCAGCAGATGTCCATCCTCATAGGTATAGGCCGACTGGCAGGCCGGACACGGTGGCAGGCTGTTCATCTTGAGTCTCCGAATCGGTAGGTCTAAATAAAAATGCGGGTCGCCTCCAGGAGACGACCCGCATGTCCACACGATGTGGCCGGCACTGATTTTAGTCCGACCACAAAATCTTGCCTACTTAGGCTGCCGCTCCGGCCGAGACCGCATCAGCGGCCGCGATGGCATCACCACTTTGCTCATACACCTCGGTCCAACGGTTGTACGTATCCATGGAACCGTGTTTCCAGG
Proteins encoded in this window:
- a CDS encoding OmpA family protein; protein product: MKAINLVSAGLALAMGLPTIAAAENLAPFERGLYVAPMASYVEPDSDRTLDDGLGGTLALGYRVNPGLAIELYGAFSELDAVDGDGTSSTLSGGGIAALVFVPQLGGLHLPLAIGYLNSDHQGSAGEEYKGLSFEAGLGYLLPISFGRYRFGLRADARFRHHNGQDGQRLDEEASGIQDILYNLGLQLPFGLQPPPPPPPAPEPVVVAPADSDSDGVLDRDDQCPGTTYGSRVDERGCAPPPPPPPCPQTLENVDEVELRGCAAGDVIALRGVNFDTDKAELTETSEALLSEVAQQLREHPSMQIEVAGHTDNQGRASYNLDLSERRAQTVRSYLIERGVESSRLSTRGFGETSPMTSNDDAAGRALNRRVELRILDADSAG
- a CDS encoding TonB-dependent receptor; the encoded protein is MTKGFVWRALPGLFFALSSATLHAQDDLDDLFGPSESSTADEQQTASEAQQVPQASAETAPEQAADAELDTIPVGQDDDIKPVRGSGSRLIEEVIVTAQKREEDVQDVPIMINAFSGEKLDAFGVESTADLQKITPGLTYTYTYGYSLIYIRGVGTDAFLPNADPSVATYIDGINIGPSQGKQDTLGPVERVEVLKGPQGTLFGRNATGGAINIVTADSPDEFIGTAKYSIGNYNSQKYQLYLGSPLTEYAGATLALYKETQDLYGRNEVGGEPGPMREDYVQGGRLKLQAFPTDNLTLTLVGAYNEQFNSNSLSQENTRPAPIFAAGVEADEPDRVWHNDYQGGNDTTNELFGATLEWLTDFADIKLIYSDNNAYVDEAMYDLDSTETSQAKFYSNDQFNLQNTYELQILSNANSPFADFMQWVAGLYRLEGEGGFGSLYLSLNAVGFGSNVIGGTSLLDRLDNVLGGTNLSGLVNNLINSTNDIVLGNGGILTTESNAAYLQSTIFATDWLDVTLGVRYQEETRGLTNSYLDVVLPTAGEPPNAYFDAHRTDQNIRIFNFSVPDLKDETWSPKIALQFRLDDNFQIFASAQRAYKSPTYNIVNFFTNPDAVERETATAFELGFKSDLFDNSLRLNAAVFHTQIDGLLTAIVSIGSGGIVTFKNAGEAEITGAEFDMLWQPMPVSNPGLAIAAGATYLDGTYTDYPNGSGYDDDTGLYFGEDSLIGGPARDFTGNDIVRTPDLTATLSVNQFIGGGSWGDFELGVDYYYNSGFNYTPQNSPFFEQPAYDTWAGRVSYFYNPWGLQLTAFVENAQNTDYYQSILQQDFGRTVTLAPPRLYGLRMKWTF
- a CDS encoding nuclear transport factor 2 family protein, which gives rise to MSTPEVDTTIEVFTRFGNKDVPAILELLNDDVVIEFYGPSVIPYAGNYRGLAEAETFFSTVLSSVDIHQFEPEQFLSDGKMVTVTGQLHLTARSTGRDIRSDFAHVITVENGKWTRFRDFMNTAEAVAAFS
- a CDS encoding 2Fe-2S iron-sulfur cluster-binding protein, coding for MKIKVIDRSGTVMDLHYESGDRLMDVLAELDLVEATCGGECSCATCQVYVDADWLNRLPPKDELELELLDELLNTRETSRLACQIHLSDELDGIPITVAPAE
- a CDS encoding NAD(P)/FAD-dependent oxidoreductase, which translates into the protein MNAPQRVVVVGGGQAATQLIGSLRGHGYEGQITLFCDEDVLPYHRPPLSKKFLLGELPLEKLAIRKAAYYQTHNVDVHLGRAVVAIDTATQCVVDEAGQTTPYDALVLATGGRPRDLALVPQGMSGVFTMRTYADSQALRERLNGAERVVLVGGGYIGLEVAASLRTLGCQVSVLEMQSRVLERSAAAPIAQRLVEEHLRQGSQVHCGVGVSRVLGQDAFAGVETSAGERLEADVLVVGIGMQANSELAEAAGLACDDGILVDTTGQSSDARIYAIGDVARPRLTQGHGGVRLESVDNAIHTANVVAAAITGATPPQPVAPWFWSDQYKSKLQMVGLAPAAQGWLQRASADGTRLSCFLLDGNRLRAAQCLNAAGDFIVAKRLIATGQAVDPAALTNPAIALRDLLTTASE
- a CDS encoding enoyl-CoA hydratase-related protein yields the protein MAKLMLQTDAFCLNRQGAIAELTLTRAEQLNTLQDAFWGDLSDALERVDADPTLRVLILRAEGEHFCAGMDLDFFAAVRAHGDAEPGRYREWLRRKIRYLQRPMDQIEALRIPVIAATQGACIGAGLDLVCATDLRLCSAEAFYCIHEINVAITADLGVLQRMPNLIAPAIVDDLALTGRRMPADEARGSGFVRQLVDAPQDLPAAAMQLAEQLAALSPLALAGTKTALRRNRRSEIADGLDYMTVWNAAMFVTDDIPQAIEAQRQRQAAAFQDLLP
- a CDS encoding cytochrome P450; translation: MAELKYGADFDVTKLLDPDVIANPYPYYALLRARPPQFGLLDYPPGTVPGVDQPNPAWVFTRYEDVQGVMKNHDAFSSRDPMQEASEAPTLMLVNHDRPRHTLLRNIAKKAFTPKRVGTDIAPLVTQTISEMVNGLIDNDIDFMQEVAGVLPSVVMTFLIGTPREDYPKLVRWANAFMVSSDFTPEERQQCNIELFTYYSTKVAECYAAIERGDEVPDTLMAAFIRAEDEGQHLTKEEVVLFCITLVVAGAETTTYLLGNLVATLQEEPEFFDLLKRDRTQVRPFIEESLRRDGPPQRLFRVATQDIEHGGVQIKQGDWVAFFMAAANRDPDMFEQPDKFILNRPNIGRHVTFGHGIHHCLGSSVARMEAEKMLEVILDNCSGIDAGSKPKQRQRGGLLTFGLQSLPVVLKS
- a CDS encoding coniferyl aldehyde dehydrogenase is translated as MTAESQAVAERGHSAPDELSRKLAVLRDAYEAERYPDIEVRKDRLQRLWSALDTHARRLCEALNSDFGHRSPKQSYFTDIATTGKSIRLTRKGLARWMKPEKRKVDFPFSVLGASARVEYQPLGVVGILSPWNVPVNLTLTPLAGVLGAGNRAMIKPSEHTPATSQVMVELIASAFSDDEVTTVTGGADIGQRFSALAFDHLVFTGGTAIARHIMRAAADNLTPLTLELGGKSPVLVGEDADLNLAAKRTVFGKVFNAGQVCLAPDYVLVHERQREALVSAIQAEIQATLPEGAMSDDYVAVINERQSDRIKAYLDEARAAGARVWSADAGQGRRIPITLIVDPPEDLRVCHEEIFGPLLVVRSYAQFAQALDYINARPRPLALYYFGNNATQRRQVIQDTVSGGVTINDVVMHYTFDDLPFGGVGPSGMGAYHGFDGFRQFSHARAVYHQTRFDLGRIIRPPYGRAFELFSRHVMTRG
- a CDS encoding MarR family winged helix-turn-helix transcriptional regulator; this encodes MIKLKTTVKKITHDDAAGHFLELFYPIHYAIGMQVEDALRCSGELDRHQTVIMWLLRTEGLKNGSSSLRRKDIERCLTSWYDITSSTVSKALRSLAKPPHNFITISEDPNSGREKLVTVTPAGQRYYRRMVENATTFIKLATDRMTEEENSMGIHMFQRITDIFQDLRDEGRIDSVENKANAKAKGRPRTRKPAAT
- a CDS encoding zinc ribbon domain-containing protein YjdM, with amino-acid sequence MNSLPPCPACQSAYTYEDGHLLVCPECGHEWSLDAAPQSNAPQYKDAHGNALQDGDSVSVIKDLKIKGSSSVVKVGTKVKNIRLVDGDHNIDCKIDGIGAMKLKSEFVKKI